In Myripristis murdjan chromosome 5, fMyrMur1.1, whole genome shotgun sequence, the genomic stretch CCCCTCCGGGTACATTCCAGACGGCACGGaaaaaacatgactgtgtgacaaataaacacattttaaacacataaccaatactttttttttctttttttttgatgcactttaattattttaattaacgCCATCACTCATTAGATTGTCCACGCTTCCTAGAGCGATAAGCACGGACATGACCAGTTGCTATGTGGCTAGGGCATTTTGCAGCAGTACGTGCTCCTAGTGCTCAACTTTATCGGAATAGGTACAAATAGCAGACGTCAAAACAAACTGCGCATACTAGtaatgaaatgtgtttgttgCAAAGTGATTGCAATAGCGACATTATTCGTTAGCTGTAGCATGGCGAGGTGAGGTGACGGGGCTGCGCGCTGCGTACTTTCCGGCACATTCATCACAACCATGGTTACAAACAAGCCGCCGCTGGAAATGGCGAGTGGCTTATCCTAACGGGCTACAGCGGTGTTGTAAAGAAGATATGTTACGGACACAGACATATCAGGTGGCGCTTTGTGTGATACGCTAGCTGGACAAGTGGACACAATGGAGGAGCCGTgggattttgagtttttgtctcGCATCGCTGACAGCTGCGTGTCTTTCCTCTCCGAGTTCGTTGACGACTGGCTCGCCAACGACATGAGAGTGTCCATATTCAAAATCCTACTCAGCTGGTTGATTTTTAGCCTCGTCGCGATTCACTTTGCGTGGAAAGTCTACGGAAACACAGTGAACGACATGTACTACAGACAAGGTGGGTGTTGTTGACTTGGTTTGCCGAGCGTCGGATTGTTAGCTGTTGTgtgctaagctagcgctagcctATCTGACGTTAGCTTTAGCTGACAAACAACTGGCCTTTTCGATGTTTATTCGccgctctctgtgtctgtctgtctgctcatgtTCAGGTACAGGACAGAATGGAGGCACACCTGACACTGCACCTCACCTGAGTGGATGGTAGGTGTCTGAGCACCCATGTCTGTTCACACAGGCAGCCCACCCTCCTCACACACTGCCTGGGAACTCGCTATTGAGCCTCAGATTGGATAGGCTGCCATTAGAACAGATGATGCTCTCATTTCTCATACCTATCTTATTCATGTAATTAATTGGTTGAATATACGATTGTCTTGCTAAGATGgattacatttgcaaaatataGTAGATACTGTGAAAGTCTTTATTCGGGAACTATATGCTTATCTTAGACTTCAGTGCTGATTCGATATGGATCACGAGCTTTTGCGATTCGATATTAcaatttattccagttttttgttgtttgaattaTCCCCTCGTTTGTCAATGTAAAGTTTGAGGCTCTGATTATCACAAAGGTCGGAATGGGACATGTTATACAATGatgtcaagttaaaaaaaaaaaaaaaaaaaaaaaaaagatctctctATAATGAAATGGATCCTATtagggctaacatcatcacaaatCAATGAAATGTGGCGCACTGAATCCAcaagtctcagctttccagtcaaacctgGTTTATGCAATTCCAGGACTGTTTAGTTCCTAGTATGcagaaatgtgatattttagaATAGGTGAAAATTATACATTTGTACTGCAGGCAAAAACCTGCATGGATTGTGCCCCAAACTGCATTAAACTGCATTGAAACTAAATTGATTCAGTATTTAAAGGGGGGgggatatatatctatatatatctatatatatatatatctatatatatctatatatatatatatctatatatatctatatatatatatatctatatctatatatatctatagatatatatatatctatatatatctatagatat encodes the following:
- the tcta gene encoding T-cell leukemia translocation-altered gene protein homolog: MEEPWDFEFLSRIADSCVSFLSEFVDDWLANDMRVSIFKILLSWLIFSLVAIHFAWKVYGNTVNDMYYRQGTGQNGGTPDTAPHLSGWESTAGGTLKTHRE